CTGGAATCAATGATCCGCACAATCACATGCTAATGAGCGGGCACGTTCTAACAGAGGTCCAATTGTTCCACGCCCGTTCAATCAGTGATATTCAGGAGGCAGTTGCGAAGGCCGTAGCCGATGCCCCTCCGGGGGCATGGATCTTGGGTCGCGGCTGGGATGAGAGCTTGTTGCGCGAAAAGCGATTCCCGACGCGGTGGGATCTCGATGAGGTCGCCCCAAACAACCCGGTCGTCCTCGAGCGGGTGTGGAACATGCTGGTCGCCAACTCAGCGGCACTTATGGCTGCGGATATTGGGCGACACACGCCCGACCCGGATCCGACTCAGCTCTACAGTGGGCGGATCGACCGGGACGATCTCGGGGAGCCCACTGGTGTACTACGCGATCGTGCCAAGCAGTTAGTTTACGACGCGATCCCACCAAGGACAGATGCGGAGCGCGAGGCCCACCTGCGCATCGCCTGTCGCGAATACAACCGGTGGGGTATCACGTCCATTGCTGACCCGGGACTCCTTCCTGAAGGCATACACGCTTACCAAGCAGTCTGGCGCGACGGTGCACTGAGCGTGCGGTCATCCCTCTGTCTCGCTGGCTGGGGTTCAAGCATGGAGCCGCGAGAGGAGCTGCTCGAACGACGATTTTCCGACGTTGGTCTCTTTACTGGGTTCGGCAACACCGAACTGCGAATCGACACGATCAAGATGATGCCGGATGGCGGGGTAGGCGATCGGACGGCCTACATGTTCGAACCCTATCGCGACGAGCCGGACAACTTCGGTCAATACATCGTGTCGCCTAGCGATCTCGTCGCCCGGGTGCAGTGGTGCCACGAGCACGGTTGGTCGATCGACGCACACACATGCGGCGACCGCATGCAGGAGATGGTTGTCGAGGCGTACGCCAACGCCTACCAGCAGATGCCATCCACGTCTATCCGTCACCGAGTGCATCACGCGTACTTCCCCACTGAGAAGGCGCTTGAGTTGATGCGTGAGTACCGGATAGCGGCACTACCCACTATCCCGTTCCTGTACAACCTGGGGGAGAGCTTCGTGGCGTCAATCGGAGAGGAGCGGGCGGCCCGAGCGATGCCGCTCCTGACCTACTTGGAGGCCGGTGTCCCAATCGCCTGCGGCTCCGACTCGCCTGTTACCACGTACAATCCGTTCATCGGAATCTACTCCTGTGTTGCGCGCAAGACCGTCTTGGGGCGTGATCTAGGCCCGGAGGAACGTGTGTCCCGCGAGGAAGCGATCCGTCTGTACACCGCGGCTGGTGCCTGGGTCACGTTTGAGGAGGAGATCAAGGGAACAGTGACACCCGGTAAGCTCGCTGATCTGGTGGTGCTAGATCGGGATATCTTGACTGTCCCTGAGGAAGAGCTCAAGGAGATTCGACCGGTTGCCACTTTCCTGGGTGGGCGTGCTGTGTACGTGAACGAGAAGGCGTGGGCTGACGGGGCACTTTCCTGACGCCCACGAACCTCGTAGTTTCCGGGGGTGGTTCGCACCTGTCAGAGATGATGGACATCAGAAGGGATCGGCAAGGGATGGCGCGTTCGACTAACAAGCACATCGTGTCGGAATCGTACTATCAGTCATTCACTCCTCCGGAGCCTGAACCGGGGTTCAATGACCCAGCGGAAATGGAAGCCGTGTGGGGCAGAGTTTGGGGTGCCAACTCAGAGGTCGGGCAGCTTCGCATGGTGCTGATGCGCCGGCCTGGAGAAGAGATGAACGTCATCCAAGGCGGACAGTACAGCGAAGAAGCCGAAGCGCTCGTGGATCCGCAGGGTCGTTGGTACTGGCGGGACAGGAACCCACCCGACCTCGCGAAGATGCAACACCAGCATGATGTACTGAGCGCCACTCTGCGCGATGAGGGTGTAACTGTTGTCTATGTTGAGGGGGTTGAGGGGCCGTTCGTCAAGTCAGTATTTACCCGTGATCCCCTCATCACGGTTCCAGGTGGGGCCATCATAGGTCGAATGGCACCTCGTATGCGCCGCGGGGAGGAAGCGTATGTTACCAAGACTGTAGCGGCGCTCGGTATGCCCATCCTCGGAACGATCGTCGGTACTGGCATGCTCGAGGGTGGAAGCTTTGTCAAGTTGACCCCCAAGGTGGCTGCCTTCGGCACGTCGATTCGCTGTAATGAAGAGGGCGCTCAACAACTCCGAGAGATCCTCGCGCGTTTGGGTATCGAGCTCATTGTAGTACCGATGGTCGGGTGGTCGATCCATCTCGACGGCTACCTCGGGATGGTGGATATTGACAAGGCGCTGATCGTGCCCGATGGCCTCCCTTACTGGTTTATCGACCGGCTCCATTCCTTGGGAATTGAGACGATCCCCGTACATCCTGAGGAGCGTTGGGCGGTGAACAGCCTTTGTGTACGTCCAGGTCGTATCATCATGAGTGAGGGGCACCCCTATACTCAGGAGCGTCTGGAGAAGCGTGGGGTTGAGGTCATCACGGTGCCCTACGATGAGATCCAGAAGAACGGCGGGGGCGTGCACTGCTCAACGATGGAGTTGGTTCGGGATCCTGTGTGATCGCGGACTACGCCCCGCCGCGCGCAACTCGTTGCGCGCGGCGGGGCGTGAAACTATCCGACGCGTTTAGAGCCCTGGGGAGGGGAGGCCGGTGGCGCTACTGGACAACAAGCGAGAGAGTCGATCAGCGGACGTTCGAGGTGCTCGTGTTCAACTGATCGACCTTGTGAAGATCTACGGTGATACTCCTGCTGTGGATCACGTCAGCATAGACATTGCTCCCGGGGAGTTCCTGACGCTGCTCGGTCCAAGCGGTTCGGGCAAGACAACGACATTGATGATGATTGCGGGCTTTGTCACGCCCTCAGGCGGTCAGATACTAGTCAATGGTGAGGACATCGCATATCTGCCTCCGCACCAGCGGAATATCGGCGTCGTGTTTCAGAGCTACGCGCTCTTCCCGCACATGACTGTTGCAGATAATATCGCGTTTCCCTTGCGTATGCGGAAATATCCCAAGGCGGATATCGCCCGGGCGGTGGCTGAGGCGTTGGAGTTAGTTCGCTTGACTGGTTTTGAGAATCGCAAACCGCGTCAGTTGTCTGGGGGTCAGCAGCAACGTGTGGCGCTTGCGCGTGCCATGGTGTTTCGGCCACCGGTCCTCCTAATGGATGAACCGCTTGGAGCTCTAGATAAGAAGCTCCGTGAGGAAATGCAGGTCGAAATCAAGCGCATTCAGGAGTCAACAGGGATCACCACGGTCTACGTTACGCATGATCAAGAGGAAGCTTTGACTCTATCGGATCGAATCGTGGTGATGCGTAACGGCCGGATCGAGCAGGTGGGGACGCCGAGGGAACTGTACGAGCAACCCGTCTCTACGTTCGTGGCTGACTTCATCGGAGAGTCGAACTTCATCGAAGGACAGTGTGAAAGAGATGGCAGTCGCCTTCTTCTCAGGACCTCCGACGGTATTACGCTCAGCCTCCCGGATGGCGCGGATGTTCAGCCAGGATCCCGGGTGCGCATGGCTATCCGCCCCGAACGCATCGTGCTGGTGACCGAGACCCTCACTGATAACGTGCTTGACGGCACCGTGGAGGAAGTGATCTACGTCGGTGAGTCGACAAGACTGCGTGTTCGCATCACCGGAGAGTGGTCTCTGTCAGTGAAGCAGCAGAACCGAGCAGATGCGGCAGTCTGGAAGCGTGGTGATCGTGTCCGCGTGGGGTGGAAAGCGTCAGACGCAGTGCTGGTTTCGTAGTCTGAGACTGCGCGCTCTCCTCAGTGATCAGTAGCTGGCGAACCACATCCTACGGAGTTACTGTCCCCGAGCCATGATTGGCTGCGATTTCGCAGCAACCCGAACACGGGGATCATCCGTCCTGCACGTGAGGCCCGTTGGGCCACGCTGTACTGTCGGGAGTCCGGTCTAACGGGTTCCCGAGCGGGCGATTTCATGCTTCACCTTGATGCCGAACCACCAGCGGGTGGCGCCTTGCCCGGGATCGGTTGACAGGAGGCCGCATCGCATTGCGCTGCCCGGTCGGTTCTCAATAGCCGGTCTTCCACCATGCGGCCTACTGCTCGGCCCTCTACTTCTTACTCCGACCGCAGTTCGACCCCGTTGCGTGCTGCCGCCAACTCCGCACGTCACTTACTCGTACCCATACCCGCGCCACGCCCGCTACCTCCCACCTGATCGTCACGCTCGCTCGAATTCCGCCTCGAATCGCTCCCGGTACATCCTACGCGAGGGTGAAGCAGGTGGCTAGGGCGGGAAAGAAGCGCGCGGATTGCGCAGATCATGCGTATCGGTTGGTCCTGAACTTGCTATTGGCTCATGTCACGTGTAGGATGGTTGCACGCTGACCTCCAATTCACTCTGGGAGTCATGGGGAGGGTGCCATGACGTCGGATCAACGCTCAGTCGTCGACCAGGTGCTGACCCATCTCTGCCACAAGGGATTGTATGGGGACGTGGTCGAGTGGTGCGAGATGCGGAACGATTGCGTCTACGTGGTCACTTGCCCCGAGTGCCGCACCTCCTTCACCCTGCTCGATGAGGAGTACGAGGCACTGATCGAGCGCATCGAGCAGGCGGGGCTGGCCTGCGGGGTGCGCCCCGTCAGTGCGTGACGGGGCCGGATTCCTCCATCCCCCTACCATGAGGCGCCGACGGCGTGGGTGAGGCCGCGCCGGAATCACCCTGGTCCAGTTCAGCGAGGATCTGGGCCACCAGGTGCTCGGCTGCGGGGAGCAGCGTCGCCGCCGCGCTGTCGTCGAAGCCTTCCGGGTCTGGGAGCGCGTCGAGCCTCCGCAACCGGTCGGACGGCACGGCGTTGTGCACTGCCGATGGCCCGGTGAAGATGCCGCTGAAGTTGCTCGGTTCCAGCACAGCAATGTCCTGCGCAGTCTCCTGTCCGCTCCATCCGGTGTGGAGCAGATAGGTGCGCAGGTGCCGGCGCGTGAGGCGGCCGACCCAGGTGGCGAGTTGCTCGGGGGCGCCGGGTTGGACCAGCGCGACATCGGCGGTGGCCAGCGTGCGCGTGAGCCACTCCACCAGATCGGCTCCGGCACGCCGCTCGATCGTGCGGTAGATGATATCGGGGTAGGCAGTGCGGAAGGCATCCAGCCCGCGCGCTCCCTCGTGACGGAGGAGTCGCTGCAGGGCCGGGTTTCCCCGCTCCTCGTAGAAGGTCACCTCGTGTCCGTCCCGGACGAGCACACGCCCGAGGGCGCGCAGCAGGTAGGCGTCCGGGTTGCCGTCGGCGGAGATGACCGACGCCGCGAAGATGGCCCAGCGGGTACGACGCCGCTCCATCACCGTCCTTCCTCGATACGGCGCGCTTCGGCCGCGCGCACATCGCTCGGATCGACCTCAGGGCGGTTGATCACGTTGACGACGTCCCGCACCCCTTCAACCTGCCGCACCCGCGATTCGATCTCCTGCACCATGCGCGGGTCATCGACGGTGCCGCGCAGATAGACGACCCCGTCGACCGTGTTGACGTTGATGTTGCCCTTGGGGATGTCGGGGTCGCGGAAGACGATGCTCATCACCCGGTCGGTGACGAACTGGTCGTCGTCGGGCATCTCCGACGGTTCCCGGCGGACCGTCGACATCACGCGGTGGCGCGCACCGGCGGCGACGCCCGAGAGGTAGTCGACCCGCCGGGGGATCGTCTCGCTGATGAGTTCATCCGCGCGGTGGCCGAGATGCACGACCTTGTCGCGCGCCAGGGCACGCCGGCGCCGGCCGGCGCGTGGGTCGAGGACGAAGGTTGCCACCGCTCCGCCGATGAGCCCGATGACGAGGCCGCGGCGGAAGGCCGCGCGCTCCCGCGCACGCCGCGCCTGGTCCACCCACATCAGGGCCATGTGTTGGAAATCCGGAAGGTCCCGCATCGCCTGGATGCTGCGCATGGTGCGCATCGCGCGCCGCGCCTCCCGGCGACGCCTGCGCATGCCTCGGGAGTCTGCCATCTTGAGCATCGGCATCGCTCACCTCCGGTTTGTGATGGTGCCCGGGCGGAACGCGGCAGTCACCGCGGACGCCGACCCGTGCGAGTACAGCAGCGTAGCGCAGCCGCAATCAGTATGCCAGTTTCGGGCTAGTACGCATCCGGCATCAATACTGCATCTCCGCGCCGGACGCTGCCGGCTCCTGCCGGGTTCTTGCCGTCCGACCACCACGCACCGAGATGGAGAGCATGATGAAGCATGCGCAGGTCGCCCCGCTCGTCGAGAGGGTGCCTCCCGTCTCTTACGGCGACACCGGAGGCGACGTGTCCGCCCCCCTCGCTAATCGACCTCGCGGCGGGGGCAAACCGCGCCGGGCGTGGGGAACGGTTTCGCTAGCTCGCCACGACCTGATCGTTGACCACGACCGCGATCTCGTGCCCCGCGTCGACCGTGACCTCCACGTCGCGGCCGCGCCCGCGGATGGTCAGGTCGACGGTACGGCCGGCGAACTGCATCCCGCGGATGCGCACCGTATCGAGCCAGTCCGGCAGGTAGGGCCGCAGGGTGAGCTGCCCGGTGGCGGCGTCGGGCTCCAGCCCCAGCACCACCTGGAGCAGGTACGGGAGAGTCCCGGCCGCCCATGCCTGCGGGCTGCAGCTCACGGGATAGGCGATCGGGAAGGTGTAGCGCTCGGACTCCCGGCTGAAGCCGCAGAACAGCTCCGGCAGACGGCCGTAGGGGAAGTGAGTCGCAGCGTCGACGAGATCGGTGAAGACCGCCGCGGCGGCCTCGTCGAAGCCGTAGCGTCGCAGCCCGGCGGCGATGAGCGCGTTGTCGTGCGGCCAGACGCTCCCGTTGTGATAGCTCATCGGGTTGTAGTGCGGCATCTGCGACGATAGGGTGCGGATCCCCCAGCCGGAGTACATGTCGGCGGCCCGCAGCCGCTCGGCTACGATCGCGGCGCGCTCGGGCGACACGATATCGCCGAACAGGCAGTGCCCGGGGTTGGAGCTGATGGCGGTGACGAGCCGGCCGGTGCCGTCGATGGCCTGGCCGTAGAACTGATCTTCCTCGCTCCAGAACTGCTCCTCAAAGCGCCGGCGCAGCGCCTCAGCCTCACGCCGGAGCTCTTCGGCGCGGCCGGGGTCTCCCCAGCGGTCGTGGGCATCGGCCAGTGCCTGCTTTGCCCGGTAGACATACCCCTGAACCTCCACCAGGGCGATCGGCGTTGCTACCGGCGAGCCGTCTGGGCATTGGAGCGAATCGTCGCTGTCCTTCCAGCCCTGGTTCACCAGGCCACCTCGGGAGGGCTGGCCGTAGTCGACGAAGCCGTCGCCATTGCTGTCGCCGTAGCGGTTGATCCAGGCGATCGCCCGCTCGGCCGGCTCGCGGAACTCGTCGAAGAGGTCGCGGCTCCCGCTCCAGCGCAGCACCTCGCCGAACAGGAGCACGAACAGCGGCGTGGCGTCCACCGTGCCGTAGTAGGGCACGTGTGGCACCTCGCCGAGGCGGGCCATTTCCCCGAACCGTTGCTCGTGCAGGATCTTACCCGGCTCCTCTCCGGTCCAGGGATTGACCTGCGTGCCTTGCTGGCGCGCCAGATAGCGGAGCGTCTCCACGGCCATCGCTGGCGAGAACATGAGCATCTGGAGGGCCGTGATGAGACTGTCCCGGCCAAAGGGGGCGACAAACCACGGGATGCCGGCGGCGACGAGCCGACCGCCCGGGAATGGGGTGATCAGCGTCCGCAGGTCCCGGAGGCTGCGGTCGAGAAGACTGTTGAAGATCTCGTTGTTGGTTTCGACGACCGGGAACGGCTCGCTCGCGACCGGCAGCGGGCCGTTGGTCGTCGTGATTGTGTGGACCTGCCCGTCGCTCGACTCCGCGGTCCAGCGCGGCGTCAGCGTCAGGGTCAGCTCGGCGTCCGACTGCGCCTCCAGCTCGAAGCGGAAGAGGAGCGAGGCCCTGGGCGCCTGGCCGGCCGGTTCCGACCGGACGACCCGGTCGTTGCCGGGGAGCATCGCCCGAAGTTCCTCCAGCTCCGCCGTGTAGCCCGCGCCTGCTACGATCAACGTCTCGTCCGGCGTCCGGCTGAAGCGCATGACCGTCTCGAGCAGGTGACCGTCGGGCGCTCGATAGCCGAGGACCACCTCGTTCTCCTCCCGGCGCGGCAGAAGCACTCGTCCCCGCTGCATCCTGCGGAAGCCGCGCACGTCGAAGATGTCGCGGAAGTCGGAGCTGACGATGAACGTGAGTGAGAGGCTGACGGGAAAGGGGTTGTAGTTGTGGATCTGGATCTGCTCCGTCATCCCCTGGTCGATCACGCGGTAGCGCTGGATGCCGATGGTGTTCGGCAGCACGGTCTGTCCCGCGGCGCTCTCGAGGAGCGGGTTGCCGAACTGGAACATCCCGACGGTATTCTGCGTCCCTGACGAGTCGAGTAGGTCCGGCAGCTCGTCGTTGAGCAGGAGCTGGTAGTCGCTGAGGAATCGGGTATCGCGGTAGTAGAGACCGGCGCCAGCGACGGTGCGTCCGATATCGCCTCGCTCATCGCTGACGACGAAGATCTCGCCCTGCTTGAGTACCATCGTTCCCGTGCGCATGAGGCCCCGCGTTTCCGTGACGATCTGCTTCGGCCGATCCGGGTGCGGTAGCCGCCGCGGTGTGCGTGGCGGCGGGTCATCCCGGTTAATCGTTCAAGGGTACGGGACACTCCGGCTCCATTCAACCGTGGTGGACGCATGTCCGTAGACTAGCGTTACGCATGAACGCCGGAAATGGACGTAGCGGGGTCGGGTCACAGGAGTTCGCCGTACTCGGACCACTCCCAAGGATCGACGCGCCGCTCCCACTCTTCCGTGCCGTAGCTGGGGCAGGCGAGTCGCGTCCGCGCGATCTCGAACCGCGCCACGCCGAGATAGGTGCGGATGAACGGCTCGCCCAGGAGCGCGTGCAGTGGCGTGTCGGCCTCCAATGCGGCGAGTGCCTCGTCCAGCGACCGGGGTAAGCGTGGAGCGCCGTTCCGTGCCGTTGGGTCGCCGTGCAACGGCGCGGGTGGGAGCATACGCTGGCGCAGCCCATCAAGCCCGGCGGCCAGGCAGGCGGCGAGCGCGATGTACGGGTTGGCGCTGGCCGCCGCGATGCGGTTCTCCACGTGTGCCGCGTCAGCCCCGGGGCGGGGGGTAACGCGCACGGCCGCGGCGCGGCTCTCGCAGCTCCAGGTGGCGTGCTGCGGCACGCAACCGGCCGCGTGGTAGCGCTTGTAGTCGTTCGGGATCGGCAAGAGGAAGGCGGACAGCGCCGCCGCGTGGTAGAGCAGCCCGGCGACGAAGTGCTTGGCGATCGGCGAGATGCCCAGCGGATCCTCGTCGTCGGCGAATCGATTCTCGCCGGTTACGGCGTCGAGCAGCCGGTGCTGCATGATGCAGGCCGAGGCAACGTCACCGCAGGGCGGCCGGGTCATGAACGTGGCGGTCAGCTCGTCCTGGCTGGCGACCTCCTTTACCGCCGTGCGGAAGGTAAAGGCCTGGTCGGCAGCGGCGACCCCGCGCGCTGTGGCGAGCTCGGCATGGACCTGACCCGGCGCCCCGGCCGTGTTGATGCTCTCCAGCTCGACCCCGAGCGAGGGGAGCGCCGACAGCAGGGTGTCGCGCCACGCAGGCCGCGCGGCGTTGCGCACGCTCGCGCCGGGGCGTCCACCCGGGAACGCGGGCGTGCCCGTTTCCCGCTCGATGACGTAGAAGTCGAATGCGAAGGTCGTCGCGGGGAGGAGTCCCTCGTCGAGATACTGCTCGACGACCTGCTGCAGCACCCAGCGGCCGTCGTGGGGGGCGGGCTCCTGGTTCAGGTCGTACAGCTCGCAAATCACACGTGCCTCTCCCGGCGCATAGGGGAGAAGGGCGAGCGTGTCAAAGTCCGGCATCAGGATGAAGTCGGGCGCCGGGGCGGCATTGTTGCTGGCCCGACCGTCCGTGCCCCCGTAGAAGCGCAGCCCGCGGGTGCCGACACGTTCCAGGCGGGACAGCGGGACGACCTTCGAGCGCGCGACACCGAGGGTGTCGGCGAACTCAAAGCGCAGCCAGTGCACGCCCGCGGCCGCCAGGAGACGCGTGACGGTCTCGACTCTCACCGGTCCGGCTCCTATCCTGCCCAGTGCCGAGGGGGCACGATGCACTATGCCGGCTTCGCAGGTGCCGGCGCGTTGTCCCATGTGCATGTACCACAAGTCTATGCGATCTCGCTACCGCCGCACATGGGTCGCATCGCGCCGGTAGCATGCCGCGGCGCGGGGCTCCTACCGCGAGCGAGATGGGGGGCTGGTGAGGGTGGAGCGCCCTGGTGCCAGCAAGGGGCTCGCTCCGGAGAGCCGCATCTGCCAGACGCGGACCAGCGCCTCGGCCACGATCTGCATCGACATCTTGGACTGGCCGGCGCGCCGCTCCTCGAAGCGGATCGGCACCTCGATGATGCGGAACCCCGCCAGGTGCGCGCGGTAGGTCAGTTCGATCTGGAAGGCATAGCCGCTGGACTGGATGCTGTCCAGGTCGAGCGATTCGAGCACCCGGCGCCGGAAGCACTTGAACCCGCCGGTCAGGTCGCGGTAGGGGAGCCCGAGGATCAGCCGAGCGTAGGTGGACCCGCCGCGGCTGATGAAGCGCCGCAGCGGCGACCAGTTGACCGTACCCCCACCCGGCACGTAGCGGGAGCCGAGCACGAGGTCGGCGTGGCGCGAGGCTTCGACGAGGCGCGGCAGTGTCTCGGGGTCGTGCGAGAAGTCGGCATCCATCTCGCAGATGAGATCGTAGTCGCGATCCAATGCCCAGCGGAACCCGGTCAGGTACGCGGTACCGAGGCCCAGCTTGGTGGGACGAGAGATCAGATGGAGGCGCCCGGGGTAGTCCGAGGCCAACTCCCGCACCAGATCGGCCGTTCCGTCAGGCGAATTGTCGTCGACGACCAGGATGTGAAAGCGGGGGTCGGCCAGGATGCGGGGGATGAGCGCTGCAAGGTTGGCGCGCTCGTTGTAAGTCGGCAGGATGACAACCGGGCACGGCGTTGTCCTGCCGTGCGATCGCTGACTAGTCAAGTGACCCGTCTCCTTTTCGCTCGACAGCCTAGCGCTCGCCCCCCAATGTTTGGCTGCTGTCCGGCCGGGACCGGCGCGACGGGAGCAACCGCAATTGCGCTGCCACACCTCGCCTATCGACGAGGATCGTCGTGTCTCGACGCAGGGCTTGCCTTCAGGCAGGGACGTGGTTTGGGTGCCGCCTCATTTCGGAAGTGGATGACGCAGGGAGAGCGTCGGGACAGCGACGATGAGGCAGGTGAGCGGCGAGCAAGAGCCCTTCACGCCCGGGGCGAGCCTCACGAGGAAGATGCCAGGGAGAGTTGAGGTGCTCACCCCGGCTCGGGGCGCCGATACATAGGCTGAACGCCGCGGCGATGTTGCCAAGCAAGCCGGAACTGCCGCACGTGCGGACCATCTGGGCGACGACACCTCCCGGCATGGTCGCTCCGTGATCGACGCGTCGCGCCCCGCCTCGCTGTCGGCGAGGGGGGCCGTGCGGATGCAGAGTATACCCAAAACATCGCATGTGATGACGGTGGGATGCGTTGACACCGGGGGAATGGGTCGCCTACGATGCCGCCGGTAACACCATGGGCGCAGCCAACGTACGGGAAAGGGAGAGGGCATGAAGGTCGAGGAGCGCCTCAAGGAGTTGGGCATCGAGCTGCCGGCCGTCGGCAAGCCGATGGGGACTTACGTCCACGCCGTCCAGACGGGCAACCTGCTCTTCCTGGCCGGCAAGGGCCCCTTCAACCCGGACGGGTCGACGCCGACCGGGAAAGTCGGCCGGGATGTGACCACTGAAGAGGCTTACCAGCACGCCCGCTCGGTTGGGCTGATGCTGATCGCGGTCATGAAGGATGTCCTCGGTGACCTGGACCGCGTCAAGCAGGTGGTCAAGGTCCTGGGTATGGTCAACGCCGTCCCCGAGTTCGGCGAGCAGCCCCAGGTGATCAATGGCTGCTCCGACCTCTTCGTCGAGGTCTTCGGCGACGCCGGGCGCCACGCCCGCTCGGCCGTC
This genomic window from Sphaerobacter thermophilus DSM 20745 contains:
- a CDS encoding amidohydrolase, which translates into the protein MDFHGGRLRIVDNTPDLILYHGNIITVDPDSPRAEAVAIKDGKFVAVGPNEAILRLRGPATRVVDLQGRTCIPGINDPHNHMLMSGHVLTEVQLFHARSISDIQEAVAKAVADAPPGAWILGRGWDESLLREKRFPTRWDLDEVAPNNPVVLERVWNMLVANSAALMAADIGRHTPDPDPTQLYSGRIDRDDLGEPTGVLRDRAKQLVYDAIPPRTDAEREAHLRIACREYNRWGITSIADPGLLPEGIHAYQAVWRDGALSVRSSLCLAGWGSSMEPREELLERRFSDVGLFTGFGNTELRIDTIKMMPDGGVGDRTAYMFEPYRDEPDNFGQYIVSPSDLVARVQWCHEHGWSIDAHTCGDRMQEMVVEAYANAYQQMPSTSIRHRVHHAYFPTEKALELMREYRIAALPTIPFLYNLGESFVASIGEERAARAMPLLTYLEAGVPIACGSDSPVTTYNPFIGIYSCVARKTVLGRDLGPEERVSREEAIRLYTAAGAWVTFEEEIKGTVTPGKLADLVVLDRDILTVPEEELKEIRPVATFLGGRAVYVNEKAWADGALS
- a CDS encoding dimethylarginine dimethylaminohydrolase family protein encodes the protein MARSTNKHIVSESYYQSFTPPEPEPGFNDPAEMEAVWGRVWGANSEVGQLRMVLMRRPGEEMNVIQGGQYSEEAEALVDPQGRWYWRDRNPPDLAKMQHQHDVLSATLRDEGVTVVYVEGVEGPFVKSVFTRDPLITVPGGAIIGRMAPRMRRGEEAYVTKTVAALGMPILGTIVGTGMLEGGSFVKLTPKVAAFGTSIRCNEEGAQQLREILARLGIELIVVPMVGWSIHLDGYLGMVDIDKALIVPDGLPYWFIDRLHSLGIETIPVHPEERWAVNSLCVRPGRIIMSEGHPYTQERLEKRGVEVITVPYDEIQKNGGGVHCSTMELVRDPV
- a CDS encoding ABC transporter ATP-binding protein, translating into MALLDNKRESRSADVRGARVQLIDLVKIYGDTPAVDHVSIDIAPGEFLTLLGPSGSGKTTTLMMIAGFVTPSGGQILVNGEDIAYLPPHQRNIGVVFQSYALFPHMTVADNIAFPLRMRKYPKADIARAVAEALELVRLTGFENRKPRQLSGGQQQRVALARAMVFRPPVLLMDEPLGALDKKLREEMQVEIKRIQESTGITTVYVTHDQEEALTLSDRIVVMRNGRIEQVGTPRELYEQPVSTFVADFIGESNFIEGQCERDGSRLLLRTSDGITLSLPDGADVQPGSRVRMAIRPERIVLVTETLTDNVLDGTVEEVIYVGESTRLRVRITGEWSLSVKQQNRADAAVWKRGDRVRVGWKASDAVLVS
- a CDS encoding BON domain-containing protein, which translates into the protein MRTMRSIQAMRDLPDFQHMALMWVDQARRARERAAFRRGLVIGLIGGAVATFVLDPRAGRRRRALARDKVVHLGHRADELISETIPRRVDYLSGVAAGARHRVMSTVRREPSEMPDDDQFVTDRVMSIVFRDPDIPKGNINVNTVDGVVYLRGTVDDPRMVQEIESRVRQVEGVRDVVNVINRPEVDPSDVRAAEARRIEEGR
- a CDS encoding glycogen debranching N-terminal domain-containing protein, with product MRTGTMVLKQGEIFVVSDERGDIGRTVAGAGLYYRDTRFLSDYQLLLNDELPDLLDSSGTQNTVGMFQFGNPLLESAAGQTVLPNTIGIQRYRVIDQGMTEQIQIHNYNPFPVSLSLTFIVSSDFRDIFDVRGFRRMQRGRVLLPRREENEVVLGYRAPDGHLLETVMRFSRTPDETLIVAGAGYTAELEELRAMLPGNDRVVRSEPAGQAPRASLLFRFELEAQSDAELTLTLTPRWTAESSDGQVHTITTTNGPLPVASEPFPVVETNNEIFNSLLDRSLRDLRTLITPFPGGRLVAAGIPWFVAPFGRDSLITALQMLMFSPAMAVETLRYLARQQGTQVNPWTGEEPGKILHEQRFGEMARLGEVPHVPYYGTVDATPLFVLLFGEVLRWSGSRDLFDEFREPAERAIAWINRYGDSNGDGFVDYGQPSRGGLVNQGWKDSDDSLQCPDGSPVATPIALVEVQGYVYRAKQALADAHDRWGDPGRAEELRREAEALRRRFEEQFWSEEDQFYGQAIDGTGRLVTAISSNPGHCLFGDIVSPERAAIVAERLRAADMYSGWGIRTLSSQMPHYNPMSYHNGSVWPHDNALIAAGLRRYGFDEAAAAVFTDLVDAATHFPYGRLPELFCGFSRESERYTFPIAYPVSCSPQAWAAGTLPYLLQVVLGLEPDAATGQLTLRPYLPDWLDTVRIRGMQFAGRTVDLTIRGRGRDVEVTVDAGHEIAVVVNDQVVAS
- a CDS encoding glutamine synthetase family protein translates to MRVETVTRLLAAAGVHWLRFEFADTLGVARSKVVPLSRLERVGTRGLRFYGGTDGRASNNAAPAPDFILMPDFDTLALLPYAPGEARVICELYDLNQEPAPHDGRWVLQQVVEQYLDEGLLPATTFAFDFYVIERETGTPAFPGGRPGASVRNAARPAWRDTLLSALPSLGVELESINTAGAPGQVHAELATARGVAAADQAFTFRTAVKEVASQDELTATFMTRPPCGDVASACIMQHRLLDAVTGENRFADDEDPLGISPIAKHFVAGLLYHAAALSAFLLPIPNDYKRYHAAGCVPQHATWSCESRAAAVRVTPRPGADAAHVENRIAAASANPYIALAACLAAGLDGLRQRMLPPAPLHGDPTARNGAPRLPRSLDEALAALEADTPLHALLGEPFIRTYLGVARFEIARTRLACPSYGTEEWERRVDPWEWSEYGELL
- a CDS encoding polyprenol monophosphomannose synthase, whose protein sequence is MTSQRSHGRTTPCPVVILPTYNERANLAALIPRILADPRFHILVVDDNSPDGTADLVRELASDYPGRLHLISRPTKLGLGTAYLTGFRWALDRDYDLICEMDADFSHDPETLPRLVEASRHADLVLGSRYVPGGGTVNWSPLRRFISRGGSTYARLILGLPYRDLTGGFKCFRRRVLESLDLDSIQSSGYAFQIELTYRAHLAGFRIIEVPIRFEERRAGQSKMSMQIVAEALVRVWQMRLSGASPLLAPGRSTLTSPPSRSR
- a CDS encoding RidA family protein, giving the protein MKVEERLKELGIELPAVGKPMGTYVHAVQTGNLLFLAGKGPFNPDGSTPTGKVGRDVTTEEAYQHARSVGLMLIAVMKDVLGDLDRVKQVVKVLGMVNAVPEFGEQPQVINGCSDLFVEVFGDAGRHARSAVGMGSLPNGITVEIEAIVEVA